Proteins encoded within one genomic window of Halocatena marina:
- a CDS encoding LLM class flavin-dependent oxidoreductase produces the protein MLTAQSFSSVGFDAIALKPTECDVSRAAGFEIDTITIDYEGREHLPSRDTLDTLTEHATVYLTTPVRANGFDPLGDSALADWMPDEIGRVFVAGNAAYLSDEERSRAVAPRLEAALASSRSTAGPAPCPWVGTEGIERLALAAGGVQYDLLSRHTLSEVRALRSVGYDGEIAVYAPTVLSDDDDVILDAVGGYVARRKIVRRAIAKASSDTTTDAATESTSKSGSTTAPVTDRRATGQARDILLTAAQDFALVGNRETVRERIRTLHDAGVDTVVSYPATGLTAFE, from the coding sequence ATGTTGACTGCACAATCATTCTCCAGCGTTGGGTTCGATGCTATCGCGCTGAAACCGACAGAGTGTGACGTCTCTCGCGCTGCTGGATTCGAAATCGATACAATCACTATCGACTACGAAGGACGCGAACACCTCCCGAGCCGAGACACACTTGATACGCTCACAGAGCACGCAACCGTGTATCTCACGACACCCGTTCGTGCGAACGGATTCGATCCGCTGGGTGATAGCGCGCTGGCTGATTGGATGCCAGACGAGATCGGACGCGTGTTCGTCGCCGGAAATGCGGCGTACCTGAGCGATGAAGAACGGAGCCGGGCAGTCGCACCACGACTTGAAGCAGCGCTTGCGTCGTCCAGATCGACAGCAGGACCAGCACCCTGTCCGTGGGTCGGTACCGAAGGCATCGAACGACTCGCGCTTGCGGCTGGTGGCGTTCAGTACGATCTCCTCTCCCGACACACACTCAGCGAAGTTCGTGCGCTCCGTTCTGTGGGATACGACGGCGAAATCGCAGTCTATGCACCGACCGTTCTCTCCGACGATGACGACGTGATCCTCGACGCCGTCGGTGGATACGTCGCACGACGGAAAATCGTACGACGAGCAATAGCCAAGGCATCATCAGACACCACTACTGACGCAGCCACTGAATCAACATCCAAATCCGGTTCTACTACAGCGCCAGTCACTGATCGTCGGGCAACCGGGCAAGCTCGTGATATCCTCCTCACTGCTGCACAGGATTTCGCGCTTGTCGGTAACAGAGAGACAGTCCGTGAACGGATCAGAACCCTCCACGACGCGGGCGTCGATACGGTCGTCAGTTATCCAGCCACAGGACTCACTGCGTTCGAGTGA